From a single Paraburkholderia edwinii genomic region:
- a CDS encoding LysR family transcriptional regulator, with protein sequence MAKLPDFEGLAMFAKVAEEGSFAAAARTMGVSVATVSRGVARLEDRLGARLFNRTSRQLSLTEFGRTICEKAGEIYRQAEEAESAAREMSVQPRGRVRLAVPMSYGLRWVAPLLPGFFRAYPEVSIDLHLSDASVDLVADGFDAALRIAELPDSSLVARRLCAVTQFVVASPAYLKREGRPAHPRELVERPCLSYAYRARSDVWRFTNAAGEEEPVMPTGPLRVTNSDALLPTLLDGLAIAELPEFIAGEYLADGRLEAILTDWSLTKGGLYFVTPSARARPAKVAALSDYFAEHLSDPSWRWPK encoded by the coding sequence ATGGCGAAGCTGCCTGATTTCGAAGGACTCGCGATGTTCGCGAAGGTCGCCGAGGAAGGATCGTTCGCGGCCGCGGCGCGCACGATGGGGGTGTCGGTGGCCACGGTCTCGCGTGGCGTCGCTCGCCTGGAGGACCGGCTGGGCGCACGGCTTTTCAACCGTACATCGCGCCAGCTCTCGCTGACCGAGTTCGGCCGGACGATCTGCGAGAAGGCCGGAGAGATCTACCGTCAGGCCGAAGAAGCCGAAAGTGCCGCGCGCGAAATGTCAGTGCAGCCGCGCGGACGGGTGCGCCTGGCCGTGCCGATGTCGTACGGGCTGCGCTGGGTTGCGCCGCTGCTACCCGGCTTCTTTCGCGCGTACCCGGAGGTGTCGATCGACCTGCATCTTTCGGATGCGTCGGTCGATCTGGTTGCCGATGGGTTTGACGCCGCACTGCGCATTGCCGAGCTGCCGGATTCGTCGCTGGTCGCGCGACGGCTGTGCGCGGTCACACAATTCGTGGTGGCGTCGCCGGCGTATCTGAAGCGCGAAGGTCGGCCTGCGCATCCGCGCGAACTGGTGGAGCGGCCGTGTCTCTCATACGCGTACCGCGCGCGCAGCGATGTGTGGCGCTTCACGAACGCCGCGGGCGAGGAGGAGCCGGTCATGCCGACCGGCCCGTTGCGCGTGACGAATTCCGATGCGCTGCTGCCCACGCTGCTCGACGGCCTCGCCATTGCCGAGTTGCCCGAATTCATCGCCGGCGAATATCTTGCCGATGGCCGCCTCGAAGCGATCCTCACCGACTGGTCGTTGACCAAGGGCGGCCTTTACTTCGTCACGCCCTCGGCGCGCGCGCGCCCTGCGAAGGTGGCTGCGCTGTCCGATTATTTTGCGGAGCATCTGTCCGATCCGTCATGGCGATGGCCGAAGTAA
- a CDS encoding SDR family NAD(P)-dependent oxidoreductase, whose protein sequence is MARKLDNKIALVTGATSGIGLATAQRFAAEGAHVYLTGRRQAELDAAVKGIREAGGNATGVRVDSAKLGELDALYAQIKEEQGHLDVLFANAGGGSMVPLGGITEEHYNDTFDRNVKGVLFTVQKALPLLAEGASVILTGSTAGSAGTAAFSVYSASKAAVRSFVRSWILDLKDRRIRLNTLSPGATRTPGLLDLAGNDAAQRQGLADHLAAQIPMARLGEPAEIASAALFLASDDASFVNGIELFVDGGQQQI, encoded by the coding sequence ATGGCGCGCAAGCTCGACAACAAGATTGCACTCGTTACCGGCGCAACCAGCGGCATCGGCCTCGCCACCGCACAGCGTTTCGCGGCAGAAGGCGCGCACGTCTACCTCACCGGCCGCCGTCAGGCTGAACTCGATGCCGCGGTGAAGGGCATCCGCGAAGCAGGCGGCAACGCGACCGGTGTACGTGTCGATTCCGCGAAGCTGGGCGAGCTCGACGCGCTGTATGCGCAGATCAAGGAAGAACAGGGGCATCTGGACGTGCTGTTCGCGAACGCCGGCGGCGGTTCGATGGTTCCGCTTGGCGGCATCACCGAAGAACACTACAACGACACCTTCGATCGCAATGTGAAGGGCGTGCTCTTCACGGTGCAAAAGGCGCTGCCGCTGCTCGCCGAGGGCGCGTCGGTGATTCTCACGGGTTCGACGGCAGGCAGCGCGGGCACGGCTGCATTCAGCGTGTATTCGGCCTCGAAAGCCGCGGTGCGCTCCTTCGTACGCAGCTGGATTCTCGATCTGAAGGATCGCCGCATCCGCCTGAACACGCTCAGCCCGGGCGCGACGCGCACGCCCGGCCTGCTCGACCTCGCCGGCAACGATGCCGCCCAACGCCAGGGACTCGCCGATCACCTGGCTGCCCAGATCCCGATGGCGCGCCTCGGCGAGCCCGCCGAGATCGCGAGCGCCGCGCTGTTCCTTGCCTCGGACGACGCGAGCTTCGTGAACGGCATCGAGCTGTTCGTCGATGGCGGCCAGCAGCAGATCTAG